The Colletotrichum destructivum chromosome 8, complete sequence genome includes the window TCCGATCGAGTCCGTTGGGCTTGGCACCGCGTTCTCAGTGCGATTCAGCCCCAGGGAAATTGCTGGTGTCCTTGTACAATCAGTACTGGTCATCAGCTGGAAGGCAATTGCACCCAACCAATATTGGCTTCCGTACTGTACTGAGTCAAAGACCACAGCACAATCTAAGCATGACTCTGTCGGGATGGCCTCCTATCACCCAGCGAAATGATGATGGAAGCTTGGAATATATGAGCTTGCCCTTTCCAACCCATAACCAAGAAATTCACAGAGTTTTGATGGACCCGCCACCATAGGGCAGTAACGGCTCTGCTGAGTCTCGTCATAGCTCAGAACGATGTTGGGCCTCCCGGGTTGAAGGGGACACCCTTGCACAGTGTGCGCCTCCACCAGGAagctcgccatcatcaccaaccGGCCATTGTTGACCCGATATTTCTCGCGATGCAACATGAATGAACTGATCCGACAGAAAAGGACCAAACCATGATTTCCATAAGCTCTCAATACTAGAATTACGATTGCCTCATCCTCGATACGAGACAAGACGTGAGCAGATACCGCAGACACAAATCCCCTCCGCACTCTCACGACATACACACAGGCTACGTGTAAATGATGCCGCCGTCCACGATCTGGGTCTGGCCGGTGACGTGGTCGCTGTCCGGGCTGGCGAGGAAGCTGACGAGCTtggcgacgtcctcgggcaCGCTGGTGCGCTTCTGGGCGATGAGCTCGCTCGTGTACTTCTTGATGGTGTCGCCCTTCTTGgcgcccgtcttctcgcccagcttctcgtcgatgaggtccCACATAGCggtgccgacgatgccgggcGCGTAGGCGTTAACGGTGATGTTGTGCTCGGCGTACTCCATGGCGCTAGCCTGCGTCAGGCCGCGGACGGCCCACTTGGAGGCCGAGTAGTGCgagaggagggcgaagggcttgaagccgacgatggaggaGCACTTGGGGGCGGGCCCGTCAGCGATTCGGAAAGGAGGGGATGATTGGGGGGATGAGTCTGGGAACGTACGCCGATTATCTTGCCCGGGCGGTCGGGCGTGCAGTTGCCCTGCTTGATCATCTGCTTCGCGGCGGCCTGGTAGCAGTGCTGCACGCCAAAGACGTTGACGCGGAACATGTTTTCGAATTCTTCCTCGGTGATTTCCAAAAGGGGCTTGACCTGAgcgatgccggcgttggcgatcCTATGCGTGCGGTTTCAGCAGTCTTCCCTGGCGGACTTTTACCCCCGGTAGGTAGTTTAGAGTGTGAGGGAGGCGATACTAACATGGTGGTCAGGGGCcccagctcgtcgacggcctttTTGACCATTCCCTGGACCTCGCCAAGGCTCCGTACGTCGGCCGTAGCAACGACGgaacggcggccgaggcggcggatctcgtcggcgaccccgtggctgccggcctcgttggcggcgatgtcgttgACGCAGACATCGTAgccgtcgcgggcgaggcggagggcgacggcgcggccgatGCCCCGCGCGGAGCCGGTCACAATGACGACGCGGCTGTGGACGACCACTGTTAGCGGCGGTCTTCGTGAACGAGTGCTTATGTGTCTCTCATTGAGACGGTATGGCACGGCGTGGGGCAGATGACGGACCTCGcttgagcggcggcggcttttGTTGCTCCGACGAGCGCGCTCATGATTTTGATTAATGGGATTTTGAGAATGGTATTGGATTAGATTCaagatgacgaagatgggCGATTACAGGCACTGAGTGAGTGACGGCAATCATCTATCGTTCTCGGgccgtctctccctctcctttaTGAACATGGGAACAGAAGCAAGCCAAGATCGAACCACCACGGGCTGGGACCCCGCAATGAACTGCTCACAACGCGGGCACGCGGGGTCGAGGAAGCCGAACAAACTCCaacgaggggaggggggaaaggatgCCGGGAAATCCTGTAACGATCCCTACGTCCGGTGAGAATCCCATGCGGCAAAGCGCCATGCTCATATGAGGGGAACACGGTGCTATTATGGCGGCGTTCCAGTGATACTCTGAAATCCGACCCTGGTTAGGGTGCGGGTAGTGACGAGTTTCGAGAGTTTCGAGCTCCGAGCTCCCATGTGTAGAGGTTCTACTCTTGCTCTAGCATTATTTAAAGAAGATGACTCTCGCTCCATTCCATTTACAGCACGGTACAGAGTAGGGCCCGCTCGGCGTTGCGGTTCGGGAGGGTGCTTGGAAAAGCATCTCCGAACCGGCGCCCCGATTTGTCATGCACTCCACGTTTTCGACGGGGCGACTAGGGGGGGCTGTCCAAGTGGTGACTTCAACACTTTTCCcctctgtgtgtgtgtgtgtgtgtgtgtgtgtcggtCGGTCGCTCTGCCGAAGgtgcccctccccccccctccaggAGCTGGAGTTTAGGGAGAGGTGGCGAGGGAGGGTTCCGGAGCGTTGGAATCGAGCTGTGACGCgcaggtggcggcggaggggtttgtgtttgtgtgtatATGTAGATATCTGCAGAACATCCGTCACTCAACTTCAACATTTACGTTTCTATagatacagatacagatacTGCATTACATAttacatacacacacacacacacacacacacacacctgGGTATCTCCCTTCACCTTCCCGTCTCATCCAAGCGTCATACCGCCCGAAAATCACGATTGCGCCGAACCGCCGACCCCCACCGCCACAGCTCCACGGCGGTTTAGTAACaatcctcttctttttcttcttcttttcccttctcccttttttcctccccttcccacAGACAATGATCTCCAACTTCTTCTCTCGCCTCGCCCGTCCCTTcacctcctcgacaacaATGTCCGTCAAcccctcctccaactccgccgccgccgccgccgccggccccaCGATCCCCGAGGGCGCCCAAAaggccaccatcgccgccggctgctTCTGGGGCGTCGAGCACCTCTACCGTAAGCACTTCCAGGGCAAGGGGCTCATCGACGCCCGCGTCGGCTacatcggcggcgacctcgccaaCCCGACCTACCGCGCcgtctgcggcggcgacacggGCCACGCCGAGGCGCTGCAGGTCGTCTTCCAGCCCGCCGACGTGAGCTaccgccagctcctcgagtTCTTCTACCGCATGCACGACCCGACCACGGCGAACCGACAGGGCCCGGACACGGGGCCGCAGTACCGCagcgccatcttcttccacgacgccgagcaggagaaggTCGCGCGCGAGGTGACGCGCCTCGCCAACGAGCAGTGGTacggcggcaagatcgtcACCGACGTCATCCCCGCAGGCCAGTGGTGGGACGCCGAGCAGTACCACCAGCTGTACCTGAACAAGAACCCGAGCGGATACGAGTGCCCGAGCCATTTCCTGCGGACGTTTCCGCCGCTCAAGGGCTGACTCTGTGACGGTGATGGAaccgatgccgacggcgataCCGACAACGGCGATACCAACAACGGCGATACCGACAACGGCGTTCGCGGAGATACCGACGGACGGAAtggcggaggacgaggacgaggaaagAGTCGGCTGTAACGATATGGGTTTTCATTTCAACTTTGGGAAATCATGATGATGCACGGTATGCTTCGGGGCttgggttcttcttctcccctccccccttaATACGGGACGTAGACAGAAGACTGCCTTCCGAGGCGATGAATAGCGTTCAACCGCtttggttttgtttttttaaGCACTTGGTACCAGCCTTATGACACTGAATGTGACAAAAAAATGGTTAGTGATATGCGTAACATCGCGGCGAGTCTAGAGAGGGACATCTTGTCGTCATAGCCTGGATAGCGTCAATTAGCAACATGACTAGACCCTACAATCCACGCGCACGAAACCGGCTTTTAACCAAGTTTGAACTTTTTTATTGATTCAGGTATTGTACATAAAAAAACAAAACTTCTAGCCCTTGGGCATCGTCGAAGTAATGGAGAGGggtttctttttcctcttaGGTGTTCCTTCCACCGTgggtgtgcgtgtgcgtgtgtgtgtgtgtgtgtatgcaCTATGTGCACCCCCAATCGGCAAGATCTGATTATTCCATTCGTATCCTCCACCGCCACTCTTTCCAAGCCCGACCCGGCTCAAGCCTGTCGCATAGCCTTTACCTCCTGCGGTTCTGCTGCATCGTCAGGATCTGGACCATGCGCACAAAGATGTTGATGAAGTCAagctcgagggcgatgcTCTCGTTGACCGCGTCCTTGCGGATGACACCgcgctcggcgaggcgggcgtgGTGCAGAATCTTCTGCACATCGTAGAGGGTGAAAccgccgaagacggcaaGACCGCCGTACAGCGAAATGCTCTCCGTCAGCGCGAGGGTGCGGACGGCGGTGATGGGCAGCAGCATCGGGGCCATGCTCGAGGCGAGGACGAcaccaaggccggcaaggaggGGCCCGCCGATGTAAAGGTACTTGTCCTGCTTggcggtggcgccgacgatggacAAGCTGCCCATCATGGCAACGGTGTAGAGGCCAGCGCGAGCGAGGAGCGCACCCGGGACCATCGTGAGCATCGGAGCGATCATGGCGGCCTGGGTGGCGTTGAAGGCGGCCCACATGGCATACTTGGGGATGTAGCTGTTTCCACTCAGTCAGTCTCTTCTGTTCCAATATCAGGAGGGCCAGGAGATCCGAGGTTCGACTTACTTGTCAGGCGAGATGGCGCGGGTGCCGTACATGGTGGCGAAGCTGAGAGCGAGACCACCGAGACCGACAACCCAGGGGTTAGTCACCATCAGGCGGTAGACGAAGCCCGACTTGATCATCTGGCGAGCGCtcatggcgatgatgccgacgcccAGACCGGTGTGGAGGAAGGTGTCGTTGAGGTACTCGCGCTCGTAGACGGGCATgccaccgtcgtcgcgggTCTCACGGTTGAAGACGAGGTTGATGGCCACGAGGGAGCCGCCGAAGATGGCGCCCGTAACCAACAGCTTGCGCATGGGGCTCGACTGGTTGCCGTAGGCGCCGGGCGCGGCCTGTTGCATGTaggtcctcgaggagccGCGGAAGGCGTTGCGGGTAGCGGCGGCGAACGAGGTCGATgtgaggccggcggcggaagaTCTGGTAGTCTTGGGAGAGGCCTGGTGGAAGGCCCGGGTGGCCGTCGTgcggaagacggccgaggccgagggttGGGAGAGTTGCGGGAGACGCTGCGCCAGGCGCGCAGGCCCATGGCGGAGGGCGATGCTGAACGACATCGTGATGTGCGTTTGTTTGTGTTTTATGTGCGTTCTCGTTCGTTTACTTGTGTTTCGATACAGAAATAAATGGGATGTCAGGATGAAAGTTGATTGCGGTTGCAATATATTTCGCAGTCGTGGGTGCCCGCGGGAGGCAATGACGAATGACGCTTCTCACTCTTTCGCGGGTGTTCGGAACTGTTTGTGGCTTAGGCATCTGCTTAGCTAAAGCTTTTTTCGGTCATGTGAGTGGGCGGGGAGAACCTGGTGGAAATCCTGTCAGTGGCTCTTCTTTCCGCTTAACTCCGACACGGACCTAGACGGATATTGGCGTTTGCAGTGCCAGCTGGTCCCGACTGTGGAGACACTGCCACCCGTTGTCTGACGGATACTGACTCCTCACCAGGTGGGAATGctctctctgtgtctctACACTTTCTTGTGTctgtctccgtctcctctcTTATCCTCACCTCGGCGCAAGTGCCCAGTGCAAATACTGCAGTCTGGTCCGGCCCCTTTGCACCGCTCGATCTCTACCTTGGCATTCTCGAATTAGCAATGCGACTGCTCGAATGACACGGCATCAAATCTTCGtgccgccatcatcacacTCTCCTCTTGTCATCACCATTAGAAACCGCCGTGGGACCAAGGCTTGCAGAGTTACTGATCCGGGCCTGACAGCGGGCTGAGAtttcctcgtccgagtcgccTTCTGAACATGGACTGCTGGGCAGCAGCTTTCACATACGACGAGTCTAACCCCCAGGAAAGCAGCACACACCAACTCTTTTTCTACCGCCCGCCCTGTCTCGCGAGCTCCAAAACAGCCAAGCATCCGAAAGTACGGCTGCTCGACTAGCTCCTCTACCCCGCCGTTCCTGGCCAATCTCGCGGCATGACTTAAATCACCACCGTTGCATTGGCGGATAGATCATGCTCCCTTGGCCGGGGCTGGCCTACCTTGGACCGGCCTCGAGACTGCTCCCGCTCGACTGATGATGCCTCCATCAAACTGAGTTTTATTCTAGCCCTAAAAGAAACGACCAGTGACACCTCCCGTAACGGTCATCCGTTCGTGCAAAACTAGCCGTTGGTGTCTGTCGTCAAACATCAAGTCCGTCGCCCAAAAACGCCAACCAATCTCGCATTGCTTAACTCGCGCTGTCGCCGACTTTCTTCGTCCGAATCCTAGCGCCGCGCTGTTCGGCTCTTCCTGGCTTGTTCATGCGTGTCAACGCTTGTCTTGTCTAACAGAACCGTCCCCATCGCCCGACTCTGCGATCCAGATAATCAGTACATCGGACGAGTCACGAAGCACACGACGTGTCTCACTAATCTAACACCGCGCCTATTAGCCCCCTAACGGACCCCGAAGGAGCGTTCACTGGGGCCTCCTGGATCCTCCTGGGGTTAAAGCTTTGTTTCCTTCGGCTTCAACTCTGCTCAGCATGCTGAAGGAGGGCCTGAACAACTCCAGCTAATCAATGAGTTCATATTCACTGCTTGGCCGATCTCCAGCGTCATCCGTCGTCAATCGTCAATCCGAGAATAGCATAGAACCATCCGCACTCCACACTCTGGCCCCAACACCCCCAGCATCCCCAAACGACCGCACAGTGACATCGCAGGCTGGCCAGCACGTCCCTCCATCGAGCGGGCCCATCCATCATCGCAAGCTCAGACCGTTCAGAGTCGTTGCGCGTCTTGGACCGGTCTTTTGAGACACATGATCGGCCTCGGGTCCAGCACGGGAAGTGGAACGCTGGAAGCTCATGTGCGGTTAGAGAGCTAGGTGACGAGAGCCATTCTGACGTCCAACGCGGGCAGCAAAGCCGCCCAATcgtttttcttttgctttttgTCCGTGAGCGACTGCCCCAGCCTGTACGAAAGGGCGAAAGAGGTGATGAAAATGATACTTGGCCGCGGACCGCTGACTC containing:
- a CDS encoding Putative short-chain dehydrogenase/reductase SDR, NAD(P)-binding domain superfamily, whose protein sequence is MSALVGATKAAAAQASRVVIVTGSARGIGRAVALRLARDGYDVCVNDIAANEAGSHGVADEIRRLGRRSVVATADVRSLGEVQGMVKKAVDELGPLTTMIANAGIAQVKPLLEITEEEFENMFRVNVFGVQHCYQAAAKQMIKQGNCTPDRPGKIIGCSSIVGFKPFALLSHYSASKWAVRGLTQASAMEYAEHNITVNAYAPGIVGTAMWDLIDEKLGEKTGAKKGDTIKKYTSELIAQKRTSVPEDVAKLVSFLASPDSDHVTGQTQIVDGGIIYT
- a CDS encoding Putative peptide methionine sulfoxide reductase MsrA domain-containing protein, with translation MISNFFSRLARPFTSSTTMSVNPSSNSAAAAAAGPTIPEGAQKATIAAGCFWGVEHLYRKHFQGKGLIDARVGYIGGDLANPTYRAVCGGDTGHAEALQVVFQPADVSYRQLLEFFYRMHDPTTANRQGPDTGPQYRSAIFFHDAEQEKVAREVTRLANEQWYGGKIVTDVIPAGQWWDAEQYHQLYLNKNPSGYECPSHFLRTFPPLKG